In one Neobacillus sp. CF12 genomic region, the following are encoded:
- a CDS encoding ATP-binding protein, with translation MSIKMRFLLSYVGVIVFSISLFLAAGYLLLFTITGDVNSIANFYKKSYLQKPLSPVEESVFLDLKLLAKNNSEQLLNIEQLKKIEQQDIKIVVRKDNNIEYATSTLDQQALVTSLPKFEETNINTRDSIKINDFYFTYVKFDFYFLDKSKGSIFVLRKVSSNAQLIQELFPILLGLLLLLFIMIIGLLNYLVSRSIIKPISILKEGAERIKSGDLHFEIKTTSNDEIGQLNRTFEEMRLKLKESITLQLQYEVNRKELLSNISHDLKTPITSIIGYVEGIKDGVANTQEKMEKYLTTIHGKARDMDSLIDELFLFSKLDLKKESFTFETTELVEYMKDFVEKLHLDLVQKGIQLYHQPMNKSIFVTADREKLKRVLVNLINNCVKYMNKDDKYISIHLHEGPFDVVVEVTDNGYGIEPSALPYIFNRFYRAEKSRNSRTGGSGLGLAISKHIIEEHEGEIWATSEKGKGTSVFFSLKKGV, from the coding sequence ATGTCCATTAAAATGAGGTTTCTGTTGTCTTATGTGGGGGTAATTGTTTTTTCAATCTCTTTGTTTTTAGCCGCTGGTTATTTACTTCTTTTTACCATAACCGGCGATGTAAATTCGATAGCGAACTTCTATAAGAAATCTTATTTACAAAAACCTTTGTCTCCTGTTGAGGAAAGTGTATTTCTTGATTTAAAACTTTTGGCGAAAAATAACTCGGAGCAGCTATTAAATATAGAACAACTGAAGAAGATTGAACAGCAAGATATTAAAATTGTTGTTAGAAAAGATAACAACATTGAGTACGCAACTTCCACGTTAGACCAGCAGGCATTGGTTACGTCATTACCTAAGTTTGAAGAAACGAATATAAACACGAGGGATTCCATTAAAATCAATGATTTCTATTTCACGTATGTGAAGTTTGATTTTTATTTTTTAGACAAAAGCAAAGGAAGTATTTTTGTATTAAGGAAGGTAAGTTCGAATGCGCAATTGATTCAAGAGCTGTTTCCCATTTTATTAGGGCTTTTACTGCTTCTGTTTATTATGATTATTGGATTATTAAACTATTTAGTGTCAAGAAGTATCATCAAGCCAATCTCCATTCTAAAAGAGGGTGCAGAACGGATTAAATCGGGCGATTTACATTTTGAAATCAAAACAACCTCCAATGATGAAATCGGACAATTAAATCGAACGTTTGAGGAAATGCGACTTAAACTAAAGGAGTCGATCACCCTCCAGCTTCAATATGAGGTAAATCGTAAAGAACTACTTTCAAATATTTCACATGATTTAAAAACCCCAATTACTTCTATAATCGGTTATGTTGAAGGAATAAAAGACGGTGTAGCAAATACCCAAGAGAAAATGGAGAAGTATTTAACCACCATTCATGGGAAAGCAAGGGATATGGATTCATTGATCGATGAACTTTTTTTATTTTCAAAACTAGATTTAAAGAAAGAGTCATTCACTTTTGAAACGACGGAACTGGTTGAATACATGAAAGATTTTGTAGAAAAGCTTCATCTAGATTTAGTACAAAAAGGGATACAGCTTTACCATCAACCAATGAATAAATCGATATTCGTGACTGCTGACCGTGAGAAGTTAAAACGTGTTTTAGTAAATCTCATAAACAATTGTGTTAAGTATATGAATAAAGATGATAAGTATATTTCTATACATCTGCATGAAGGACCTTTTGATGTTGTTGTAGAAGTGACGGATAATGGCTATGGAATAGAACCTTCAGCGTTACCATACATTTTTAATCGCTTTTACCGGGCAGAAAAGTCTAGGAATTCCCGGACTGGTGGAAGTGGATTAGGGCTAGCCATTTCCAAACACATCATTGAAGAGCACGAAGGAGAGATTTGGGCAACGAGCGAAAAAGGCAAAGGTACGAGTGTTTTCTTTTCTTTGAAGAAAGGTGTGTAA
- a CDS encoding response regulator transcription factor encodes MKKILLVEDEISIAELQRDYLEINQFHVDVEHSGDSGLQMALENDYDLIILDIMLPGVNGFDICKQVRQVKNIPILFVSAKKEDIDKIRGLGLGADDYITKPFSPSELVARVKAHIERYERLSGSQTKSNMIKVKEITIDKSARKVYLSGAETSFTTKEFDLLVFLVNHPNQVLNKEQLYEHIWGYEMAADVSTVTVHIRKIRGKIEKDPAHPKYLETVWGAGYRFNV; translated from the coding sequence ATGAAAAAGATATTATTGGTCGAAGATGAAATAAGTATCGCGGAATTACAAAGAGATTATTTAGAGATTAATCAATTTCATGTAGATGTTGAACATTCTGGTGATTCAGGACTCCAAATGGCACTTGAAAATGATTATGATTTAATTATATTAGACATCATGCTCCCAGGAGTCAATGGGTTTGATATATGCAAACAAGTACGTCAAGTTAAAAATATCCCGATTCTGTTTGTTTCCGCAAAGAAAGAAGATATCGATAAAATTCGAGGTCTCGGTTTGGGAGCAGATGATTATATTACCAAGCCATTTAGTCCAAGTGAGTTGGTAGCTAGAGTGAAAGCGCATATAGAGCGATATGAACGACTATCGGGAAGTCAAACAAAATCGAATATGATTAAGGTTAAAGAGATTACGATTGATAAGTCAGCACGAAAAGTTTATCTTAGCGGGGCGGAGACATCGTTCACAACAAAGGAATTTGATTTGTTGGTATTTCTTGTGAATCACCCGAATCAAGTCTTGAACAAAGAACAGCTTTATGAACATATTTGGGGCTATGAAATGGCAGCAGATGTGTCAACTGTGACCGTCCATATCAGAAAAATACGCGGGAAAATTGAAAAGGATCCTGCCCATCCGAAATATTTGGAAACGGTTTGGGGAGCAGGCTATCGATTCAATGTTTAA
- a CDS encoding IS3 family transposase (programmed frameshift), with translation MAKFTVEEKIHSVLRYKYGNESIREIARGIGVHQSIFSAWVRLFEHHGESAFIKSYTSYSTKFKMDVLNYINEMGTSYRETAAIFNLPTHAMVRKWQLQFEQGGINALESKKKGRPSLKKDTNKPETQKPRPDEETVEALQTKVERLEMEIAYFKKVECFSSDAGKITNKTKAQVIFELKDKYKVVDLVEVADISRATYYWWEKRLNKVDKYERVKEAITGIFHEHKGRYGYRRITKELEKRGFRHDPKTINGLMNDMGLKCMVRMKKFKSYKGNVGKTAPNVLNRDFTAETMNEKWVTDVTEFHLFGEKRYLSPVLDLCNGEIIAYSVMNRPVYKLVGDMLDQAIERLQPGDQVILHSDQGWHYQMRQYQKSLERHQIKQSMSRKGNCLDNAVMENFFGLLKSELLYLQEFDSIEHFEQELADYIHYYNHKRMKAKLKDLSPVEYRTQVLKVA, from the exons ATGGCTAAATTTACAGTGGAGGAAAAGATCCATAGTGTTTTAAGGTATAAGTATGGGAATGAATCAATAAGGGAAATTGCGAGAGGTATTGGTGTTCACCAAAGTATTTTCAGCGCATGGGTTCGCCTATTTGAGCATCATGGAGAAAGTGCCTTTATAAAATCCTATACAAGCTATTCAACGAAGTTTAAAATGGATGTACTTAATTATATAAATGAGATGGGTACATCCTACCGTGAAACTGCTGCCATATTCAATCTTCCCACACACGCAATGGTTCGAAAATGGCAACTACAGTTTGAACAAGGTGGAATTAATGCCCTAGAATCAAAGAAAAAGGGGCGTCCATCCTTGAAGAAAGATACAAATAAACCAGAAACACAGAAACCAAGACCAGATGAAGAAACAGTGGAGGCATTACAAACGAAAGTCGAACGTTTAGAAATGGAGATTGCCTACT TTAAAAAAGTTGAATGCTTTAGTTCAGATGCAGGAAAAATTACAAACAAAACCAAAGCGCAAGTAATTTTTGAACTAAAGGATAAGTATAAGGTCGTGGATTTAGTTGAAGTCGCTGACATTTCACGTGCTACGTATTATTGGTGGGAAAAACGATTAAATAAGGTTGATAAGTATGAGAGGGTAAAAGAAGCGATAACAGGGATTTTCCATGAACATAAAGGTCGTTATGGGTACCGTCGAATCACGAAAGAGTTAGAAAAAAGAGGTTTCCGTCATGATCCCAAAACGATTAATGGTTTAATGAATGATATGGGTTTAAAATGTATGGTACGTATGAAGAAGTTCAAATCTTATAAAGGAAATGTAGGCAAAACCGCTCCAAACGTTTTAAATCGCGATTTCACTGCCGAAACAATGAATGAAAAATGGGTTACCGATGTAACAGAATTCCACCTGTTCGGTGAGAAGCGTTACCTCTCTCCTGTACTGGATTTGTGTAATGGGGAAATCATTGCTTATAGTGTTATGAACCGTCCTGTATATAAATTAGTAGGTGACATGTTAGACCAAGCGATTGAACGTCTTCAGCCAGGAGACCAAGTAATTCTTCATTCAGATCAGGGTTGGCATTATCAAATGAGACAATATCAAAAATCACTAGAACGGCACCAAATAAAACAGAGTATGTCTCGAAAAGGAAACTGTTTGGATAATGCAGTCATGGAAAATTTCTTTGGCTTATTAAAGTCTGAACTCCTTTATTTACAGGAATTTGATAGTATAGAGCATTTTGAACAGGAATTAGCTGATTATATTCACTATTACAATCACAAACGAATGAAGGCAAAATTAAAAGACTTGAGTCCGGTGGAATACCGAACTCAAGTCTTAAAAGTTGCATAA
- a CDS encoding ankyrin repeat domain-containing protein — protein sequence MIVIGTIFILHGCVSVNDGNPNIQENEIKVGIDVEEQLIKAAKGKEADTVRRLIEEGVDINTKDSEGRTSTMIATYNNDAETAKILIDAGADVNIQDDMENNPFLYAGAEGYVEILKLTIKAGADPSITNRYGGTALIPASEHGYVDVIKELITNTDIDINHINDLGWTALLEAIILNNGDEKQQQTVQLLIDYGADVNIPDHNNVTPLQHARDKGLKEIENILLKAGAK from the coding sequence ATGATAGTCATTGGAACTATATTCATTCTTCATGGATGTGTCTCAGTTAATGATGGAAATCCAAATATACAGGAGAATGAGATAAAAGTAGGGATTGATGTGGAGGAACAACTGATTAAAGCAGCAAAAGGCAAAGAGGCGGATACCGTAAGAAGATTGATTGAGGAAGGTGTCGATATTAATACAAAGGACTCTGAAGGGCGAACTTCCACCATGATTGCGACATACAACAACGACGCAGAGACTGCAAAAATACTTATTGACGCGGGGGCAGACGTCAACATCCAGGATGATATGGAAAATAACCCCTTCCTGTATGCCGGTGCTGAAGGGTATGTTGAAATTCTAAAACTTACAATTAAAGCCGGTGCCGACCCATCTATAACGAACCGGTATGGAGGAACTGCTTTAATTCCTGCCTCAGAACATGGATATGTAGATGTTATTAAGGAACTTATTACGAATACTGATATCGATATTAATCATATAAATGATCTCGGCTGGACAGCTTTACTAGAGGCTATTATTTTGAATAATGGTGATGAAAAACAGCAGCAAACAGTACAATTGCTAATCGATTATGGGGCAGATGTCAATATTCCCGATCATAATAATGTAACACCTTTACAGCATGCACGAGATAAAGGTTTAAAGGAGATTGAAAATATTTTGTTAAAAGCAGGTGCAAAATAA
- a CDS encoding DUF4822 domain-containing protein, with the protein MKKKAKSLPSILLGLTLVISGCSTITQAQTNDQKQEQTEKEGSKQNKETKGQELANILSSTNWQGTKVYDKDKTDLTKENANFIGLAKYDDETARYEFFDKTTKKSRGDKGTFFITNDGKLRVLISESMGYQAVVEITELNKDMFTYKRMGKDVNGNDVEVFVDHIPYKETELAFTDPDKTLETKTGEIVTDKDGDKILSYTLWQGTVALDENGNDVSAYNTNFLGLAKYDFKTNKYEFFDAKTGKSRGDYGYYDVVHGNKIRAHVSVGMKYGAVLELTELNENKFTYKRIGKDKEGKNITITVEHIPYKGDFKLKFTKF; encoded by the coding sequence ATGAAAAAAAAAGCAAAAAGTTTACCATCTATACTACTTGGGTTAACTTTAGTAATATCGGGATGCAGTACAATCACACAAGCACAAACAAATGATCAGAAGCAAGAACAAACTGAAAAAGAGGGAAGTAAACAAAATAAGGAAACCAAAGGACAGGAATTGGCTAATATTCTAAGTAGCACAAATTGGCAAGGCACAAAAGTATATGATAAGGATAAAACTGACTTAACAAAAGAAAACGCAAACTTTATTGGTCTTGCGAAATACGACGATGAAACCGCGAGATATGAATTTTTTGATAAAACGACAAAAAAGAGTCGCGGTGACAAAGGAACGTTCTTTATCACTAATGATGGAAAACTTAGAGTATTAATTTCTGAATCAATGGGATACCAAGCAGTTGTTGAAATAACAGAACTAAATAAAGATATGTTTACCTATAAAAGAATGGGAAAAGATGTGAATGGTAACGATGTAGAGGTATTCGTTGATCATATTCCTTATAAAGAAACAGAACTTGCCTTTACGGACCCAGATAAGACATTGGAAACAAAAACTGGAGAAATTGTTACAGACAAAGATGGAGATAAAATTTTATCATACACGCTATGGCAAGGAACTGTGGCATTAGATGAAAACGGCAATGATGTGTCAGCCTATAATACAAATTTCTTGGGTCTAGCCAAATACGATTTTAAGACAAATAAATATGAGTTTTTTGATGCGAAAACGGGTAAAAGCCGTGGTGATTACGGTTATTACGATGTTGTTCATGGAAATAAGATAAGAGCCCATGTTTCAGTAGGAATGAAGTATGGTGCAGTTCTTGAACTTACAGAGCTGAATGAAAATAAATTTACTTATAAAAGAATTGGTAAAGATAAAGAGGGTAAAAACATAACGATAACTGTTGAACATATTCCATATAAAGGTGATTTTAAGCTAAAATTCACTAAATTTTAA
- a CDS encoding YbxH family protein encodes MGAIERNGFRFVPEYSVSHQNGAIHVYNKDRLIEEIKFQFSGEFPELDQIEDLVDQYCNQRQI; translated from the coding sequence ATGGGAGCTATTGAACGAAACGGATTTCGCTTTGTACCAGAATACAGTGTCAGCCACCAAAATGGGGCGATTCATGTCTATAACAAAGACCGCTTAATTGAAGAAATTAAATTTCAGTTTTCAGGAGAATTTCCCGAACTTGATCAAATAGAAGACTTAGTGGATCAATACTGTAACCAGCGTCAAATTTAG
- a CDS encoding DEAD/DEAH box helicase, with amino-acid sequence MSKLTAIYPQAIEHTKIKVMEDMNHYLETKESLPYFEQYLTERGHYLEQIWINVWLNKVTNDVPKNEKKEFLREKGFEVQGVDRKIINKLFRDEMRDFQPFHVQEWTRETFAGKEEEWEQRYHKAKADFIKRQEANRLAELRHILSEKIEEMAADMLEKDYADLYLYVRYFTAKQVAADIKNNVKFKNVDTFALEEKLVDEGHFNPDSYITVAKFFEELTGDIHKTVHWGRSLYEYQTYFFVYESLISDYLSELIPQRVLEQLPQEMKGNFQEAFGEKLTTSYIKGSMTQLLYEVEDYFIEDIQEEYLSDLLKIAGIPFDHTVHQQIFEKDFAERERKKAEEEAELQRKREEEERMMEDIFGQEYNPSFGRRVRYVLHIGETNTGKTHHALEQMKEASSGLYLAPLRLLALEVYEKLNAEGTPCSLKTGEEEKIVPGANHFSCTVEMFHEKESYDIVVIDEAQMITDKDRGFSWYKAITKANAREVHIIGSRNSKPMLLQLLGDSDIINHEYSRDTPLEVESKEFHIKHVKKGDALICFSRRRVLETASRLQSDGHSVSMIYGSMPPETRKKQIEQFNNGKTKVIVATDAIGMGLNLPIRRIVFLENEKFDGTRRRLLTSQEVKQIAGRAGRKGIYDVGKVAFTKDIRLMRRLLNQEDEPVHTFAIAPTNTVFERFQRYYRDLGTFFELWGKFNSPPGTKKASLTEERSLYNLIAGTEIEARLPLMDLYGFLHLPFSKNEPALTRQWEDTMYAIIQGTPLPEPPYKERSLEDLELAYKALGLHLLFLYRLGERTEAIYWERLREEMSDKVQDKLKTDIKKFVKKCKNCGKNLAWDHSFPTCDACHSAKYRRTRYGEDF; translated from the coding sequence TTGAGTAAATTAACCGCCATTTACCCTCAAGCAATTGAACATACGAAGATTAAAGTAATGGAAGATATGAACCACTATTTAGAGACAAAAGAAAGTCTGCCTTATTTTGAGCAATATTTAACTGAACGTGGACATTATCTTGAACAAATATGGATTAATGTATGGTTAAATAAAGTCACCAATGATGTACCAAAGAATGAGAAAAAGGAGTTTTTACGGGAAAAAGGGTTTGAAGTGCAAGGAGTGGACCGCAAGATTATCAATAAGCTTTTTCGGGATGAAATGAGAGACTTTCAGCCCTTTCATGTGCAGGAATGGACCAGAGAAACTTTCGCCGGAAAAGAAGAAGAATGGGAACAAAGATATCACAAAGCGAAAGCAGATTTTATTAAAAGACAAGAAGCCAACCGCCTGGCCGAATTGCGTCATATTCTTTCAGAAAAAATTGAAGAAATGGCAGCGGATATGCTTGAAAAAGATTATGCTGACCTTTATCTCTATGTTCGTTATTTTACAGCCAAACAGGTAGCTGCGGATATAAAGAACAATGTGAAATTTAAAAATGTAGATACCTTTGCGCTTGAAGAAAAATTAGTGGATGAAGGTCATTTTAATCCTGATTCTTATATAACGGTGGCAAAATTTTTTGAGGAATTGACTGGTGATATTCATAAGACGGTTCACTGGGGACGGAGTTTGTATGAATATCAAACCTATTTTTTTGTCTATGAAAGCCTAATTTCTGACTACTTATCAGAGTTAATCCCTCAAAGGGTTTTGGAACAACTCCCACAGGAGATGAAGGGGAATTTTCAAGAAGCCTTCGGTGAAAAACTGACTACTTCCTACATAAAGGGGAGTATGACGCAGCTTTTGTATGAGGTGGAAGATTATTTTATTGAAGATATTCAAGAGGAATACCTCTCAGACTTATTAAAAATTGCTGGGATACCATTTGATCATACCGTTCATCAGCAAATTTTTGAAAAAGACTTCGCTGAAAGAGAACGTAAGAAAGCAGAGGAAGAGGCAGAATTACAACGAAAAAGAGAAGAAGAAGAACGAATGATGGAGGATATTTTTGGTCAGGAATACAATCCATCGTTTGGAAGAAGGGTTCGGTATGTTCTGCATATCGGAGAAACCAACACTGGGAAAACGCACCATGCCCTCGAGCAAATGAAAGAAGCGAGTAGTGGTTTATATCTTGCCCCTTTGCGGCTATTAGCGCTGGAGGTTTATGAAAAGTTAAATGCAGAGGGAACACCATGCTCGTTAAAAACGGGTGAAGAAGAAAAAATTGTACCAGGTGCAAACCATTTTTCATGTACGGTGGAAATGTTTCATGAAAAGGAAAGCTATGACATCGTCGTCATTGACGAGGCACAAATGATTACGGATAAGGACCGTGGCTTCTCATGGTATAAAGCGATAACAAAAGCAAATGCAAGAGAAGTACATATTATCGGGAGTAGAAACTCAAAACCCATGCTTTTGCAGTTGTTGGGAGATTCGGACATTATCAACCACGAATACAGCAGGGATACACCTTTAGAAGTGGAATCAAAAGAATTTCATATTAAACATGTGAAAAAAGGGGATGCACTGATTTGTTTTTCAAGAAGGCGAGTGCTTGAAACTGCTTCTAGGCTCCAAAGTGATGGGCATTCTGTCAGTATGATTTACGGCAGTATGCCGCCAGAAACCAGGAAAAAACAAATTGAGCAATTTAACAATGGAAAAACAAAGGTCATAGTAGCGACCGATGCCATTGGAATGGGCTTGAATTTGCCTATTCGCAGGATTGTGTTCTTAGAAAATGAGAAATTTGATGGAACAAGAAGGCGGTTATTAACCTCTCAAGAAGTGAAACAAATTGCCGGGCGTGCCGGTCGTAAAGGGATTTATGATGTGGGAAAGGTCGCATTCACCAAGGACATTCGGCTGATGAGGAGATTGCTTAATCAAGAGGATGAACCAGTTCATACGTTTGCAATCGCCCCAACGAACACGGTGTTTGAACGTTTCCAACGGTATTATCGTGATTTAGGAACATTCTTTGAACTTTGGGGGAAATTTAATAGCCCGCCGGGAACGAAGAAAGCTTCCTTGACTGAGGAACGTTCACTATACAACCTGATTGCTGGGACGGAAATAGAAGCACGCTTACCTTTAATGGATTTATATGGGTTTTTGCATCTTCCTTTTTCTAAAAATGAACCTGCATTAACCAGACAATGGGAGGATACGATGTATGCGATTATCCAGGGTACTCCTCTTCCGGAACCGCCATACAAAGAACGAAGTTTAGAGGATCTCGAGTTGGCTTATAAAGCACTCGGCTTGCATCTACTCTTTCTGTATCGATTAGGAGAGCGGACAGAGGCGATTTATTGGGAGCGGCTACGTGAGGAAATGAGTGACAAGGTTCAAGATAAATTAAAAACAGATATCAAAAAGTTCGTGAAAAAATGTAAAAACTGTGGAAAGAACCTTGCTTGGGATCACTCGTTTCCAACATGTGATGCCTGCCATAGTGCAAAGTATAGAAGAACTCGATATGGAGAAGATTTTTAA
- a CDS encoding BadF/BadG/BcrA/BcrD ATPase family protein, with the protein MSNRLIIGMDGGGTKTRVMVKERPDGETLFDQNFGMSNYNNIGVEGLRPVFREIYQALFSCFQEQLQDAILVLGSAGVDRPKDVEIYLTALKESGFTCQLEVVNDAEIALVGGNGDRKDALMIAGTGSIVVGIDSKGKIVRSGGWGGLISDEGSGFQIGRHAIAAVMQEYDKVIAPTSFTEKLLAHFQLTSPEEFIDLLYLEDKLPVDKVASCTPIILEAWAKGDEAARTIVEAELEKLVRLVVGISRQMGSEKFRLSVAGSLLTQSTNYFGTLKGKLRVVLPQVEISTPLYDPVFGAIIIGARLQVNTN; encoded by the coding sequence ATGAGTAATAGATTGATTATTGGAATGGACGGCGGAGGAACGAAAACGAGAGTTATGGTCAAAGAGCGACCAGATGGAGAAACTCTATTTGACCAAAATTTTGGGATGTCAAATTATAATAACATCGGCGTAGAAGGTCTTAGACCAGTATTTCGCGAAATTTATCAAGCTTTATTCTCTTGTTTTCAAGAACAACTACAAGATGCGATTCTCGTACTAGGTTCTGCAGGTGTCGATAGACCGAAGGATGTTGAAATTTATCTGACTGCATTAAAAGAAAGTGGATTCACCTGCCAACTAGAAGTTGTGAATGATGCAGAAATTGCCCTTGTTGGTGGCAATGGAGATCGAAAAGATGCTTTGATGATTGCTGGAACAGGTTCCATTGTTGTGGGAATTGATTCAAAAGGAAAAATCGTTCGCTCTGGCGGATGGGGCGGTTTGATAAGTGATGAAGGAAGCGGTTTCCAAATTGGTCGACATGCGATTGCAGCAGTTATGCAAGAATACGATAAAGTTATTGCACCTACATCCTTTACAGAAAAGTTGCTGGCTCATTTTCAGTTGACTTCTCCAGAAGAATTCATCGATTTATTATATTTGGAAGATAAGCTGCCAGTTGACAAGGTAGCTTCATGTACGCCAATTATTCTAGAAGCATGGGCTAAAGGAGACGAAGCTGCTCGTACGATAGTTGAAGCAGAACTAGAGAAATTAGTTCGATTAGTCGTTGGAATCAGTCGACAAATGGGGTCCGAAAAATTCCGTCTCTCTGTTGCAGGCAGTTTGTTGACACAATCAACAAATTATTTCGGTACGTTAAAAGGGAAGTTACGTGTGGTTTTACCACAAGTAGAGATTTCTACACCACTTTATGATCCAGTATTCGGTGCAATCATTATTGGTGCGAGGCTACAAGTAAATACAAATTAA
- a CDS encoding MupG family TIM beta-alpha barrel fold protein: MREIGISVYPNFYPLDQIKDYLEKANSLGFKKVFVSLILNNHGFEGAEDVNANTWNDILSYCKELGMTVSADMNDEVFNELGCTLNDLSALQKMGITKLRIDGGFTSDEIALLSKNQQGIQIEVNASMSSSDNQNGNALRECRAFLETIEKEGNIGQLTACHNFFPLPDTALSLEDIRPINGLFASFGVPVGGFVASQLSPKDLHHLGHGVCTIEKHRFLPCHISMLELFANGFEDVIIGDSFADLSELTEMARCYKQDYIEIPVIFNPFVPLNTKMKIQESILLSRVDQPANLIRATDTRGMEVPPCFCAPRGKYTISVLNNRSAQYEGELQISLKDLGPSVEHNVIGFVHPFAKDLLPYLLAGRNKFRLVEYK; this comes from the coding sequence ATGCGTGAAATAGGAATTAGTGTGTATCCTAACTTTTATCCTTTAGATCAAATCAAAGATTATTTGGAAAAGGCCAATTCGCTTGGTTTTAAAAAAGTATTTGTTTCACTAATTTTAAATAATCATGGTTTTGAAGGTGCAGAGGATGTAAATGCAAACACTTGGAATGACATACTGAGTTACTGTAAAGAACTTGGTATGACAGTATCAGCTGATATGAATGATGAAGTTTTCAACGAGTTGGGCTGCACATTGAACGATCTTTCAGCGTTACAAAAGATGGGCATCACAAAACTCCGTATTGATGGAGGTTTTACGAGCGACGAAATTGCACTTCTTTCAAAAAATCAGCAGGGGATTCAAATAGAAGTAAATGCCTCGATGTCTTCTTCTGATAATCAGAATGGAAATGCTTTACGTGAATGTCGTGCATTTTTAGAAACGATAGAAAAAGAAGGAAATATTGGTCAACTAACTGCCTGTCACAATTTTTTTCCACTGCCAGATACAGCATTGTCTCTTGAGGACATTCGTCCAATTAACGGCTTGTTTGCCTCATTCGGTGTGCCGGTCGGTGGGTTTGTTGCATCGCAACTTTCGCCTAAAGATTTGCACCACTTAGGACATGGGGTTTGTACCATTGAAAAACACCGCTTTTTGCCTTGTCATATTTCTATGCTAGAGTTATTTGCCAATGGTTTTGAAGATGTGATAATTGGTGACTCATTTGCGGATCTTTCAGAGCTTACCGAAATGGCAAGATGTTACAAACAAGATTATATAGAGATTCCAGTTATTTTTAATCCGTTTGTTCCTCTAAATACAAAAATGAAAATTCAAGAGTCAATCCTACTTTCAAGAGTTGATCAGCCTGCCAATCTCATTCGGGCGACTGATACGAGAGGAATGGAAGTGCCTCCTTGCTTTTGTGCACCAAGAGGAAAGTATACAATCTCTGTTTTAAATAATAGAAGTGCACAATATGAAGGGGAATTACAAATCTCATTGAAAGATTTAGGACCATCTGTTGAGCACAATGTCATTGGATTTGTTCATCCTTTTGCAAAAGATTTATTGCCTTATCTTTTAGCAGGCAGAAATAAATTCCGATTAGTAGAATATAAGTGA